A genomic segment from Glycine soja cultivar W05 chromosome 20, ASM419377v2, whole genome shotgun sequence encodes:
- the LOC114403776 gene encoding subtilisin-like protease SBT1.3, which produces MFTSPITPMEKMALILASYLVLSTLFSANAEFVKKTYIIQMDKSAKPDTFTNHLNWYSSKVKSILSNSVEAEMDQEERIIYTYQTAFHGLAAMLSQEEAEKLEAEEGVVAIFPDTKYQLHTTRSPTFLGLEPTQSTNNMWSLKLANHDVIVGVLDTGVWPESESFNDTGMRPVPSHWKGACETGRGFRKHHCNKKIVGARMFYHGYEAATGKIDEQAEYKSPRDQDGHGTHTAATVAGSPVHGANFLGYAYGTARGMAPGARIAAYKVCWTGGCFSSDILSAVDRAVADGVDVLSISLGGGVSSYYRDSLSVAAFGAMEKGVFVSCSAGNAGPDPVSLTNVSPWITTVGASTMDRDFPADVRLGNGRKITGTSLYKGRSMLSVKKQYPLVYMGNTNSSIPDPKSLCLEGTLDRRMVSGKIVICDRGISPRVQKGQVVKNAGGAGMILTNTAANGEELVADCHLLPAVAIGEKEGKELKRYVLTSKKATATLGFQATRLGVRPSPVVAAFSSRGPNFLTLEILKPDVVAPGVNILAAWSEAIGPSSLPTDHRRVKFNILSGTSMSCPHVSGIAALLKARHPDWSPAAIKSALMTTAYVHDNTIKPLRDASNAEASTPYDHGAGHINPRRALDPGLVYDIQPQDYFEFLCTQKLTTSELGVFAKYSNRTCKHSLSSPGDLNYPAISVVFPLKNSTSVLTVHRTATNVGLPVSKYHVVVSPFKGASVKVEPDTLSFTRKYQKLSYKITLTTQSRQTEPEFGGLVWKDGVHKVRSPIVITYLPPI; this is translated from the coding sequence ATGTTTACGAGTCCAATCACTCCAATGGAAAAGATGGCTCTCATTCTAGCGAGCTATCTCGTCTTGAGTACACTCTTTTCTGCAAATGCTGAGTTTGTCAAGAAGACTTACATCATTCAAATGGATAAGTCAGCAAAGCCTGACACCTTCACCAATCACCTTAATTGGTATTCATCAAAAGTGAAATCAATTTTGTCAAATTCAGTAGAAGCTGAGATGGACCAGGAAGAGAGAATCATTTATACTTACCAAACTGCTTTTCATGGACTGGCTGCCATGTTGAGCCAAGAAGAAGCTGAGAAGCTAGAGGCAGAAGAAGGTGTTGTGGCCATATTCCCTGATACAAAGTACCAACTACACACCACAAGAAGTCCAACTTTCCTTGGACTTGAACCAACACAAAGCACCAACAACATGTGGTCATTAAAGCTAGCCAACCATGATGTCATAGTGGGAGTGCTAGACACTGGGGTTTGGCCTGAGAGTGAGAGCTTCAATGACACAGGCATGAGACCAGTACCTTCTCACTGGAAAGGCGCCTGTGAGACTGGTAGAGGCTTCAGAAAACATCACTGCAACAAGAAGATTGTGGGGGCAAGAATGTTCTACCATGGATATGAAGCAGCAACGGGTAAAATTGATGAGCAAGCAGAATACAAATCACCAAGAGACCAAGATGGTCATGGCACTCACACTGCAGCTACAGTTGCTGGCTCTCCAGTGCATGGTGCTAATTTTCTAGGCTATGCTTATGGCACAGCAAGAGGAATGGCACCAGGAGCAAGAATTGCAGCATACAAAGTATGTTGGACTGGTGGATGCTTCAGCTCAGATATTCTGTCAGCTGTTGATAGAGCTGTGGCTGATGGAGTTGATGTTCTATCCATCTCTTTGGGTGGTGGAGTCTCCTCTTACTACCGTGATAGTTTATCTGTAGCTGCATTTGGAGCAATGGAGAAAGGTGTTTTTGTTTCATGTTCTGCTGGAAATGCAGGACCTGACCCTGTGAGCCTCACAAATGTGTCACCTTGGATCACCACAGTTGGAGCCAGCACAATGGATAGAGATTTTCCTGCAGATGTTAGGCTTGGAAATGGAAGAAAGATAACCGGAACCTCACTCTACAAAGGAAGAAGCATGCTCTCAGTTAAGAAACAATACCCTTTAGTATACATGGGAAATACTAATTCAAGCATCCCTGATCCAAAATCTTTGTGCTTGGAAGGTACTTTGGATCGTAGAATGGTTTCAGGCAAGATTGTTATTTGTGACAGAGGCATTAGTCCAAGAGTGCAGAAGGGTCAAGTGGTGAAAAATGCAGGAGGGGCGGGAATGATTCTCACAAACACTGCAGCCAATGGAGAGGAGCTGGTTGCTGATTGTCACCTCCTTCCAGCAGTTGCAATTggagaaaaggaaggaaaagagCTCAAACGTTATGTGTTAACAAGTAAAAAAGCCACTGCAACTCTAGGTTTTCAGGCTACAAGGTTGGGGGTTAGACCATCTCCTGTAGTGGCAGCATTTTCATCAAGAGGGCCAAATTTTCTCACCCTTGAAATTCTGAAGCCTGATGTGGTGGCTCCTGGGGTGAACATTCTTGCTGCTTGGAGTGAGGCCATTGGTCCATCAAGTTTGCCAACAGATCACAGAAGGGTGAAGTTCAACATACTCTCAGGAACTTCAATGTCATGCCCTCATGTGAGTGGCATTGCTGCTTTGCTCAAGGCTAGGCATCCAGATTGGAGTCCCGCTGCCATAAAATCTGCTTTGATGACCACAGCTTATGTTCATGACAATACCATCAAGCCTCTCAGAGATGCCTCAAATGCTGAAGCCTCAACTCCTTATGATCATGGTGCCGGACACATCAACCCTAGAAGAGCTCTTGACCCAGGTTTGGTCTATGATATTCAGCCACAGGACTACTTTGAATTCCTGTGCACACAGAAGCTTACTACATCTGAGCTTGGAGTTTTTGCCAAGTATTCAAACAGAACTTGCAAGCACTCTCTTTCAAGTCCAGGGGACTTGAACTATCCAGCCATATCTGTAGTTTTTCCACTGAAAAATTCCACTTCAGTTTTGACTGTTCACAGAACTGCCACCAATGTTGGTCTTCCAGTTTCCAAGTACCATGTTGTGGTTTCACCTTTTAAAGGTGCTTCTGTTAAAGTTGAGCCAGACACCTTGAGTTTTACAAGAAAATACCAGAAACTATCTTACAAAATTACCTTAACAACACAATCTCGCCAAACAGAACCTGAATTTGGAGGTCTGGTGTGGAAGGATGGTGTGCACAAGGTAAGAAGTCCAATTGTTATAACGTATCTGCCACCAATATGA
- the LOC114403938 gene encoding receptor-like serine/threonine-protein kinase At4g25390 isoform X1, producing MPSRQLPTSAPPPNHRVSTPLFAFTASVCSLFFLLLLCLRKRKRTTPSSNPPHPFSYPVLRRATNSFSTRLGHGGFGPVFSGTLAGDPVAVKLMDSASLQGEREFHNELLFASRLRSPLVVPAIGFSSDPKRRRFLLVYHLMHNGNLHDALLRRKTPHLTLWKNRFSIILDVAKGIHYLHSLEPPIIHGDIKPSNILLDNSFSAKLADFGLARLKSEIEEFKLKREEKKKEESESDAGSELETQSVNTEQSFDDTGRENAASDYVMDWIGKEVRKERPNEVKKNGSSSAAATAASSSGTVEKKSRKKLEWWESMDDSGVLKKEKRRPAREWWKEEYSEELARKKKKKKKKKKKKRKGNDDDDNNNSEVDDVNVNVYKREKNRSRNSRGSVDSWFSGELRGIRWNSYDSGTGSGAKSGGVSSTPSMRGTVFYVAPEYGYNGDASEKCDVYSFGVLLLVIVSGRRPLEVTGSPVSEFQRANLVSWARQCARRGKLLEVVDESVEGMDKEQASMCVTVALMCLLKSPARRPSMKEVVGMLSGEMEPPLLPPEYSQQAKFTFKSRNLHN from the exons ATGCCATCTCGACAACTGCCCACGTCTGCACCACCTCCCAACCACCGCGTCTCAACCCCTCTCTTCGCTTTCACCGCCTCCGTCTGCTCTTTATTCTTTCTACTCCTCCTCTGCCTCCGGAAGCGTAAACGAACAACTCCATCCTCCAACCCCCCTCACCCGTTCTCCTACCCCGTCCTCCGCCGCGCCACGAACTCGTTCTCGACGCGCCTCGGCCACGGCGGCTTCGGCCCCGTCTTCTCCGGCACCCTCGCCGGCGACCCCGTCGCCGTCAAGCTCATGGACTCCGCCTCCCTCCAGGGCGAGCGCGAGTTCCACAACGAGCTCTTGTTCGCGTCCAGACTCCGCTCCCCTTTAGTGGTCCCCGCCATCGGATTCTCCTCCGACCCAAAACGACGCCGTTTCCTCCTCGTCTATCACCTCATGCACAACGGCAACCTCCACGACGCCCTCTTGCGCCGCAAAACCCCCCACCTCACGCTCTGGAAAAACCGCTTCTCCATAATCCTCGACGTCGCAAAAGGAATCCACTACCTCCACTCCCTCGAACCCCCCATAATCCACGGCGACATAAAACCTAGTAACATTCTTCTCGACAATTCCTTCTCAGCAAAACTAGCAGACTTTGGCCTCGCGCGCTTAAAATCGGAGATAGAAGAATTCAAACTAAAACgcgaggaaaagaaaaaggaagagtcggaGAGCGATGCTGGTTCCGAATTAGAAACTCAGAGCGTCAACACCGAACAGTCATTTGATGATACTGGCAGAGAGAACGCTGCCTCGGATTATGTGATGGATTGGATTGGGAAGGAGGTGAGAAAAGAAAGGCCGAACGAGGTGAAGAAGAATGGTTCTTCTTCTGCTGCTGCTACTGCAGCATCGAGTAGTGGAACGGTGGAGAAGAAAAGTAGGAAGAAATTGGAATGGTGGGAATCCATGGACGATAGTGGGGTTttgaagaaggagaagaggagaccAGCAAGGGAGTGGTGGAAGGAAGAGTATTCCGAAGAGCTtgcaaggaagaaaaagaaaaagaagaagaagaagaagaagaagagaaagggtaacgatgatgatgataataataattcgGAGGTAGATGATGTAAATGTGAATGTTTACAAGAGGGAGAAGAACAGGAGTAGGAACAGTCGGGGTAGTGTAGATTCATGGTTCAGCGGTGAGCTGAGAGGAATTCGATGGAATAGTTATGATTCCGGGACAGGGAGTGGAGCAAAGAGTGGGGGTGTGAGTAGCACTCCGAGCATGAGGGGAACGGTTTTCTACGTTGCTCCAGAGTATGGCTACAATGGGGATGCGTCTGAGAAGTGTGACGTGTACAGCTTCGGGGTATTGTTGCTAGTGATTGTTTCGGGGAGGAGGCCGCTTGAGGTGACGGGTTCGCCGGTATCGGAGTTTCAGCGTGCGAATCTGGTGTCTTGGGCGAGGCAATGCGCGCGGAGAGGGAAGCTTCTGGAAGTGGTGGATGAGAGTGTGGAAGGGATGGATAAAGAGCAGGCTAGTATGTGTGTAACGGTTGCGCTAATGTGCTTGCTAAAGTCACCTGCTCGTCGTCCTTCCATGAAGGAGGTTGTGGGAATGCTCAGTGGGGAGATGGAGCCGCCGCTGTTGCCGCCTGAGTACTCGCAACAGGCCAAGTTCACGTTCAAGTCGCG AAATCTCCATAACTAA
- the LOC114403938 gene encoding receptor-like serine/threonine-protein kinase At4g25390 isoform X2: MPSRQLPTSAPPPNHRVSTPLFAFTASVCSLFFLLLLCLRKRKRTTPSSNPPHPFSYPVLRRATNSFSTRLGHGGFGPVFSGTLAGDPVAVKLMDSASLQGEREFHNELLFASRLRSPLVVPAIGFSSDPKRRRFLLVYHLMHNGNLHDALLRRKTPHLTLWKNRFSIILDVAKGIHYLHSLEPPIIHGDIKPSNILLDNSFSAKLADFGLARLKSEIEEFKLKREEKKKEESESDAGSELETQSVNTEQSFDDTGRENAASDYVMDWIGKEVRKERPNEVKKNGSSSAAATAASSSGTVEKKSRKKLEWWESMDDSGVLKKEKRRPAREWWKEEYSEELARKKKKKKKKKKKKRKGNDDDDNNNSEVDDVNVNVYKREKNRSRNSRGSVDSWFSGELRGIRWNSYDSGTGSGAKSGGVSSTPSMRGTVFYVAPEYGYNGDASEKCDVYSFGVLLLVIVSGRRPLEVTGSPVSEFQRANLVSWARQCARRGKLLEVVDESVEGMDKEQASMCVTVALMCLLKSPARRPSMKEVVGMLSGEMEPPLLPPEYSQQAKFTFKSRRNE, from the exons ATGCCATCTCGACAACTGCCCACGTCTGCACCACCTCCCAACCACCGCGTCTCAACCCCTCTCTTCGCTTTCACCGCCTCCGTCTGCTCTTTATTCTTTCTACTCCTCCTCTGCCTCCGGAAGCGTAAACGAACAACTCCATCCTCCAACCCCCCTCACCCGTTCTCCTACCCCGTCCTCCGCCGCGCCACGAACTCGTTCTCGACGCGCCTCGGCCACGGCGGCTTCGGCCCCGTCTTCTCCGGCACCCTCGCCGGCGACCCCGTCGCCGTCAAGCTCATGGACTCCGCCTCCCTCCAGGGCGAGCGCGAGTTCCACAACGAGCTCTTGTTCGCGTCCAGACTCCGCTCCCCTTTAGTGGTCCCCGCCATCGGATTCTCCTCCGACCCAAAACGACGCCGTTTCCTCCTCGTCTATCACCTCATGCACAACGGCAACCTCCACGACGCCCTCTTGCGCCGCAAAACCCCCCACCTCACGCTCTGGAAAAACCGCTTCTCCATAATCCTCGACGTCGCAAAAGGAATCCACTACCTCCACTCCCTCGAACCCCCCATAATCCACGGCGACATAAAACCTAGTAACATTCTTCTCGACAATTCCTTCTCAGCAAAACTAGCAGACTTTGGCCTCGCGCGCTTAAAATCGGAGATAGAAGAATTCAAACTAAAACgcgaggaaaagaaaaaggaagagtcggaGAGCGATGCTGGTTCCGAATTAGAAACTCAGAGCGTCAACACCGAACAGTCATTTGATGATACTGGCAGAGAGAACGCTGCCTCGGATTATGTGATGGATTGGATTGGGAAGGAGGTGAGAAAAGAAAGGCCGAACGAGGTGAAGAAGAATGGTTCTTCTTCTGCTGCTGCTACTGCAGCATCGAGTAGTGGAACGGTGGAGAAGAAAAGTAGGAAGAAATTGGAATGGTGGGAATCCATGGACGATAGTGGGGTTttgaagaaggagaagaggagaccAGCAAGGGAGTGGTGGAAGGAAGAGTATTCCGAAGAGCTtgcaaggaagaaaaagaaaaagaagaagaagaagaagaagaagagaaagggtaacgatgatgatgataataataattcgGAGGTAGATGATGTAAATGTGAATGTTTACAAGAGGGAGAAGAACAGGAGTAGGAACAGTCGGGGTAGTGTAGATTCATGGTTCAGCGGTGAGCTGAGAGGAATTCGATGGAATAGTTATGATTCCGGGACAGGGAGTGGAGCAAAGAGTGGGGGTGTGAGTAGCACTCCGAGCATGAGGGGAACGGTTTTCTACGTTGCTCCAGAGTATGGCTACAATGGGGATGCGTCTGAGAAGTGTGACGTGTACAGCTTCGGGGTATTGTTGCTAGTGATTGTTTCGGGGAGGAGGCCGCTTGAGGTGACGGGTTCGCCGGTATCGGAGTTTCAGCGTGCGAATCTGGTGTCTTGGGCGAGGCAATGCGCGCGGAGAGGGAAGCTTCTGGAAGTGGTGGATGAGAGTGTGGAAGGGATGGATAAAGAGCAGGCTAGTATGTGTGTAACGGTTGCGCTAATGTGCTTGCTAAAGTCACCTGCTCGTCGTCCTTCCATGAAGGAGGTTGTGGGAATGCTCAGTGGGGAGATGGAGCCGCCGCTGTTGCCGCCTGAGTACTCGCAACAGGCCAAGTTCACGTTCAAGTCGCG GCGGAACGAATGA
- the LOC114402326 gene encoding transcription factor bHLH118-like, which produces MFPLQRGNELVIQFSNGHHPQHKISQDLILDDQDIDQSPLVGYSDKKLRTSRPKKLFYHEADTCHANSNQEYTKKMVHREIEKQRRQEMATLHASLRSLLPLDFIKGKRSISDQMNEAVNYINHLQKNIKELSDKRDKLKKKPSIINSSPEDHENYKHASSGFTVHQNSGGAVGIEISGFSEEEVPLSKLLELVFEEGLEVVNCLSTKVNGRLLHSLQCEVDNSGSVDLSELRRKFSDVIPSLRCSA; this is translated from the exons ATGTTTCCTTTACAACGCGGCAATGAGCTGGTAATCCAGTTTTCTAATGGTCACCACCCGCAGCACAAAATCTCCCAAGATCTGATTCTGGATGATCAAGATATCGATCAATCTCCCCTTGTCGGTTATTCCGATAAAAAATTGCGTACTAGCCGtccaaaaaaactattttatcatGAGGCTGATACCTGCCACGCTAATTCTAACCAAGAATATACAAAAAAGATGGTTCATAGAGAGATTGAAAAGCAAAGGAGGCAAGAAATGGCTACCCTTCATGCCTCTCTTAgatcccttctccctcttgacttCATCAAG GGAAAGCGTTCGATATCTGATCAAATGAACGAGGCAGTGAATTACATAAATCACCTTCAGAAGAATATTAAAGAATTGAGTGACAAGAGGGATAAGCTTAAGAAGAAACCCTCCATAATTAATTCCAGCCCTGAAGACCATGAGAATTACAAGCATGCATCTAGCGGTTTCACTGTCCACCAGAATAGTGGTGGAGCTGTGGGGATTGAAATCAGTGGATTCAGTGAGGAAGAGGTTCCACTTTCGAAATTGCTTGAACTGGTGTTTGAAGAGGGACTTGAAGTTGTTAATTGTCTTTCAACCAAAGTCAATGGCAGATTACTCCACAGTTTGCAGTGTGAG GTTGACAATTCCGGCAGTGTAGATCTATCTGAGCTGAGAAGGAAATTTTCCGATGTCATTCCATCACTTCGTTGTTCTGCGTAA